Genomic window (Arthrobacter sp. StoSoilA2):
CTTCGGTTCGCAGGTACCCCCAGAACTTCCGGTGGCGGAATACCTGTCCTGCACCCACTGTTGGCTGGTACGACGCCACGAACGGCACTTTCGACCTGCAGAACTCGGATGAGGGTTACTACAGAAACATGACGGTCCTGTACGGCCTCATGAACTCGATCAACACAGCCACCTTTGCTTCTGCTTCCCAGCTGGACCTGTGTGGCATCCAGGGCATTGTCGATGCCACGGGCATCCACGGCGGCCTGCCTGCACGGGATGACACCGGTAAGATCACGGATCCCAACCCCAAGGTGCCCATGACCACTCTGGGTAACCTCATTGGTTCCACCCAGACTGCACCTCTCACCATGGCAACGGCGTTCGCCACGTTCGCTGCCGATGGCAAGTACTGTGCGCCAATCGCGATTACTTCGGTGAAGGACCAGTCCGGCGCCGATCTCCCGGCGCAATCCTCCAACTGCAAGGATGCCGTCAAACCTGAAGTTGCCCGGGGCGTGGCGTATGCCATGCAGGAAGTCTTGAACGCCGGTTCGGGTTCGCTGATCCGCCCTGCCCTTTCCACGCGTAACAACTTCCCCGTAGCCGCCAAGACCGGTACCAACGACACCAACGGTTCCACGTGGGTTGTCGGCTACACCACCGGGTTGGCAACGGCTTCCTGGTTCGGTGACCCTTTGGGTGACCAGAAGCGACCGGGCCGGAACCTGACCGTCAACGGCAAGTTCTACCAGTCGATCGATGGTTACATGATTGCTGGTCCGCAGTTCACCAACTACATGCTGGCCGTTGCCCCTGCATATGGCACCAACCCGTTCCAGGCGCCCCCGTCCAACCTCCTCGGAGGTTCAACTCCGCAGCGCAGTACCGCCCCGGCACCTACGCAAAACAATCCCGCCCCGCCGGCACCCCCTACCAACACTGGCGGCAATAGCGGCAACGGCGGCAACGGCAACGGCCCTGGCAAGGACTAACCGTGCAGTTCCCTGATTCCCTGGCAAACCGCGTCCGCACTATCGGGCGCGGTTTCGCCGTCACCACTGCCCTCGGCGCCACTGCCGGCGCGGCAGCTGCTGCCTACGGTTGGTGGGAAAAGGACCAGTTCGGGGTCCGTCGTGAGACTCTCCCCATCCTCCCCGAAGGGTCTGAGCCGTTCCGCGTACTGCACCTGAGCGATATCCATTTCGTTCCCGGACAGTACAAGAAAACCCGGTGGCTGCAGTCTTTGGTGGATTTGAAGCCCGATCTTGTAGTCAACACCGGAGACAACCTCAGCCATGAACAGGCCGTGGATCCGCTGATCAGCGCCCTCCGGCCTCTCATGGAATTTCCCGGCGTCTTCGTCCCGGGCTCCAACGACTACTACGCACCCAGGATCAAGAACCCTGCGGGCTACTTCCGCGGACCGTCGAAGCTCAGGACCGATCCCATCAAGCTCGACTGGCCCAGATTGCGGTCTGCTTTCGGCATGGGAGGCTGGATCGACCTCACCAACCGTGCGCAGTCGGTGGTGTTGAACGGCCTGCGTTTCGATTTCTCGGGCGTAGACGATCCCCACTTGAAGCGCGAACGCTATGCCGGTTGGCCCCGCGGCACCGTGAACCAGGATGCCCGCCCTCATTTGAGGGTCGCCGTCATCCATGCGCCGTACCAGCGCGTCCTGGACCACTTCACCGAAGCCGAGGCAAACCTGATCCTCGCCGGACATACTCATGGTGGCCAGATCTGCATCCCAGGTTACGGCGCTCTCGTCTCCAACTGCGACCTGCCGACATGGCGGGCCAAGGGCCTCCACGATTGGGAAAGCGACGGGTTCACGACGCCGGTGAACGTCTCAGGCGGCATTGGCACCTCGCGCTACGCCCCGGTCCGGATCGCGTGCCGCCCGGAAGCGGTCCTGCTGACGCTCACGGCCCGCAGCTAATCGCCGCGCGCAGCTAAAACGCCGCGCGCATCTCAACGCATGGACCATTACGAATCCCAATAACTGGGGAACTTTCCACATAGCAAAGTGTGGTCCTGTGAAACGAATCACGGCATGGCATAGGGTAGTTGCTACGGGAAACTACCTCCGCACCATCTGAAGATCCAGCTGTTGAGAGCGGGCATGTCCAAACAAACGTCATTCTTCACATCCGTCGGCCGCCTGTACCCTCATGTGCGGCCCATCCTCCCCCGGCTTTTTATGGGCCTCCTCTGCGCACTGCTCGCCAGCATCGTCGCGCTGACGATTCCCCAGGTGCTGCGTGTATTGGTCAACACGTCGCTTCAACCCGGCGGTGACCCAGGCGCTGTCTGGATTGCCGCCGTCGTGATTCTTGCGCTTGGTGTGGCTGAAGCCGGACTGGTGGCCTTGCGCAGGCAGTTCGTGATCAACCCGGCTACGACGGTTGAGACGAGGATGCGCGTATCGCTGTACGGTCACCTCCAGCAGCTCACAGTGTCTTTCCATGATCGCTGGGGCTCCGGCCAGTTGCTGTCCCGCGCCATGACGGACTTGAGTTTTCTGCGCCGCTGGATGGCGTTCGGCGCGATCATGCTGGTGGTCACCACGTTGACAGTGATTATTGGCGTCGGAGTCATGTTCTCCATGAGTTGGCAACTGGCGTTGATCTTCCTCGGCGCGGCTGTGCCGATCATGGTCAATTCGTTCCGCTTCCGCCGTCGCTTCAGCCGGGCCACACGCCTCAGCCAGGATCAGGCGGGCGATCTTGCTACCACCGTGGAAGAGTCCGTCCACGGCATCCGCGTCCTGAAGGCTTTCGGCCGCAGCCGCGAAGCGCTGGAGAATTTCAACGGCCAGGCAGAAGAGCTGCGGCAGACGGAGATTGCCAAGGCGAAGCAGCAAGCCGGCTTCACGCTGGTGGTCACGTTGCTGCCTGAGTTGGCACTGGGCGTCGGACTGGTGGTGGGCATCATGCTCGCAGCAAGCGGACAGTTGAGTATCGGCTCGCTGGTTGCGTTCTTCGCCACCGCCGCCGTGGTGGCCACTCCCGTGGAATTTTCCGGCATGCTCCTGGCCATGGCACTGACTGCCAAGACTGCACTGGACCGCCACTTCGAAGTCATGGATACCGAGAACACCATCACTTCGCCGGATCATGCCGAGGTGCCGGCAACGGTGAGGGGAGCCTTGCGCTTTGAGCACGCGGGCTTCGGATTCGACGACGGCGGGATGCTCCTGCACGACATCACCCTGGACATTCGTCCGGGCGAAACCATGGCACTGGTGGGCATCACCGGCAGTGGCAAGAGCTCCCTGCTGCAACTGGTCCCCCGCCTGTACGACGTCAAGGAAGGCTCCGTGACGATTGACGGCGTGGACGTCCGCGACTACGACATCGAGGAACTCCGGCGGATCGTGGCGGTGGCTTTCGAGGACACCACATTGTTCTCAAGCTCGGTACGGGACAACGTCCTGCTCGGCGCCGCTGAGCCCAGCGAGGCCGCCCTTGACGAAGCTTTGGACGTCGCCCAAGCCCACTTCGCGTACTCTTTGCCGGACGGTGTCGACACCCTGATTGGTGAGGAAGGATTGAGCCTTTCAGGTGGCCAGCGGCAGCGCATTGCCCTCGCCAGGGCCATCGCTGCGAAGCCGAAAGTCCTGGTCCTGGACGACCCTCTCTCGGCTTTGGACGTCAACACTGAGGAACGCGTGGAAGCAAGGCTGCGCGAGGTACTTCACGAGACAACCACGCTGATCGTCGCACACCGGCCTTCGACCGTGGCATTGGCGGACCGCGTGGCATTGCTTGAGAACGGAACCATCACCGCAGTCGGAACCCACACGGAACTGTTGACCGAAAACGCCCACTACCGCTACGTCATCGCAAGCCTGGATACCGGTCCGAGAGATCTGGACAGCGAACTGGACGAGCTCGAAGACGCCGAGGAGGCCCGCCGGTGAGCGCCACAACCTTTGGAACCGCCAACGAGGACAACACGCTCCTGAGCAAAGCAGACAGCAAAGCAGTACGACGCCGGTCACTCGCCTTGCTGGGCTCGCTGATCCGCCCGGTGCGGTTGCGTTTCTGGATGACGATCGTGATGGTGGTGGTTTCGCAGCTCACCCGCGTTGCGGGGCCGGCCCTGATCGCCTTTGGGATCGACACCGCCTTGCCCGCATTGCAAGCCGGTGACAATGGACCGTTGGTGCTCGCCGGTGCTTTGTACCTGGCTGCGGCCGTCGCCACTGCTGCTATGACCGCCCTCTACGTAACGTCCACAGCCCAATTAAGCCAGGCCATGCTGCTGGACCTCCGGGTCCGCGTCTTCAGGCATACCCAGCGGTTGAGCCTTGAATTCCATGAGAAGTACACGTCCGGCCGCATCATCGCCCGTCAAACCTCGGACCTCGAAGCGCTGCGGGAATTGCTGGACTCCGGCGTAAGCTCCCTCGCGTCGGGCATGCTGTTCATGCTCTTCACGGCCTTCACGGTATTTGCCTTGGACTGGCGCAGTGGATTGATCATGCTTGCGGCGGGTGTGCCCATGTTCTTCCTCGCGCGCTGGTACCAAAAGCATTCGCAGATTGCTTTCCGGGAATCCCGCGTGGTTTCGGCCCGGTTGATCGTGCACTTCGTGGAAACCATGACCGGTATCCGTGCCGTGAAGGCCTTCCGCAAGGAGCGTGAGAACGCTGACCGCTATGGTGCGTTGGCTGAGGACTACCGCAAGAACACCGTGCGCTCCATCAACCTGAACGGCATCTTCCAGCCGGGACTGGTTCTGATCGGCAACGTGTGTGTGGCTGCAGTCCTGTTGTTCGGCGGGTTCAGGGTGCTCAGCGGAGACCTCGCCGTGGGCGTCCTCCTGGCCCTCATCCTGTCCACCAAGCGCTTCTTCCAGCCGGTGGACCAGATGGCCATGTTCTACAACTCCTTCCAGAGCGCACAGGCGGCATTGGAAAAAGTATCCGGGCTCCTGGAGGAAGTGCCTACCGTCCGGCCTCCGAAGAACCCTGTGCCGCTGAACAGTTCACGCGGAGAGATCGACTTCAAGGGTGTGCAGTTCGGGTACAGCGATGGCAAGGTGGTTGTGCCCAAACTGGACCTCCACATTCCGGCTGGCCAAACCGTTGCCCTGGTCGGGCAGACAGGCGCGGGTAAGTCCACCTTGGCCAAACTCGTTGCGCGCTTCTACGACGTCACGTCCGGCGCCATCACTTTGGACGGAGTTGACCTTCGCGACCTCGCTACCACCGACCTACGCCGCGCAGTGGTCATGGTGACCCAGGAAGCCTTCCTCTTCAGTGGCTCCGTGGCGGAGAACATCGCATTGGGACGACCTGAAGCTTCCCGAGCCGAAATAGAGGCTGCCGCTAAAGCAGTGGGCGCCCATGAATTCATCCTGAGCTTGCCCGAAGGATATGACACGGATGTCAATAAGCGTGGTGGGCGGGTCTCATCGGGGCAGCGCCAACTTATCGGCTTCGCCAGGGCTTTCCTCGCCGCGCCGGCCGTCCTGATTCTCGACGAAGCAACGTCGTCGCTGGATATTCCTTCGGAGCGGATGGTCCAGGCAGGGCTTGCGCATCTTCTGGAGGGTGTCGCCGGCCAGAATGCTGCCCGCACTGCCATCATCATCGCCCACCGTCTCTCCACTGTGGAGACAGCAGACAGGGTGCTGGTGGTCCACGACGGCCGGATTGTCGAGGACGGAACACCGGCCGAGCTGATCACTGGTGGCGGCCGGTTTGCGCGGCTTCATGGTGCATGGAGGGACTCGCTCGTGTGAGGAGCGACACCGCCTTCTCGATTTCGCATCCCGCAGCGATTCAGCTATCCTTGAACAGTTGCTTTCGCAGCGGATCGGGATGTAGCGCAGCTTGGTAGCGCGCTTCGTTCGGGACGAAGAGGTCGCAGGTTCAAATCCTGTCATCCCGACCAAATACGAAAATGGCGTCGAGAAATCGGCGCCATTTTTGTTTGCCCGGATCCGCTGCTAACCCTGGAGCCGCCACCCACGACGCGCTTCCACCACGTTACGCATCTTCACCCGCGCCACGCGTCCCCGATGGCGACTCCCAAATCCGGGTGTCGCCTGCCCGTTGCCGGCTCCTGGGCGAATGTGGGTGTCGCCGGAGCACTCCCGGGCAAAAGAAAACCCCGGAGCATCGCTCGTCACGCTCCGGGGTTTCCTCAGTAGTTACTGTTTTACATAGGATCCGGCCAGTTGCCGATGGACGACGTCGTGTACGTCGTGTCACCTGACTTGGTAGGTACCGTGGTGGTGGACCTCATAGGATCGGGCCAGTTACCAATAGCACTTACCGAGCCGGAATCTGCCGCTGCAGCAGCAGAGACGACTGCGGGAGCCGCAACCGTAAAAGCGAGAGCGCCTGCCAAGGCCACAGAAGCAGCCATTTTCTTGAACATATTGTTCCCCAATGCGAGTCGGATTCGTTACGGAAATTGCACGGTCCCTGTTGACATACATTGTAAAATGTTTTCCACAGAGACTGTCAAGGTTTAGGTCAAAAGACACCTGTAGGAGGGCCCCGTGGGAAACGGATTCGGCGAGAAGCTACGTGCCGAACGGCTCGAACGCGGGTTGACGCAGGCAGAACTGGGCAAAAACCTGTATTCCCCGAGCTACATTTCGCTGCTTGAAACAGGTCGACGCGAGCCGACTGCCGAGGTCATCGAGGAGCTGGCACGCAGGCTTGAGCTGGCACCCAAGGCGTTGGAAGCCTGGAGCCAACCCGTTTCGGTGAGCGATGCAGAGTACGTGCTCGCCGGCTTGTATGCCCGGCAGGCGTGGGACCTGCGCGACTACCAACTCGCAGCAAGCCACGCAGCCACTGCGGCGCAGATCGCCCTCGAGGCGAAGAACAACAGCGCCTGGTGGAACATGACCTACATGCAAGCCGAGTGTGTGATGAAGCAAGGCCAGCTCAAGGAATGCCAACAAATTGTTGAGCACTTGCTGGAACATCCCATGGCCACGGAATCCGCGGGCCTTGGCGTGCGGGCATGGCAGATGCTTGCCGCAGTCTGTCACGGACAGGGTCAGCTGGCCACCGCCGTCGAGCATGCAAAGAAGGCCGTGCAACTGTCCGAACAGCTGCCCAAGGGATCCACGCTGATCATCGGCGCGCACCGCGCGCTGATCGGCGCCCTCGCGGAGAGCGGCAAGCTGGATGAAGCATGGCAGTACTGCCTGACCATGATCGAGCACATGGACGAGCACTCCATGTCCCAACTGGCCGGCGAGGTCGCGTGGGTAGTGGGCAACGTTGCTTTCATGCGACACGACTACGTGGAGGGCATCAAGCACCACGAGCGCGCGGCGAAGCTGCTCTCCCCGGCCAACGACATCGAACTGTGGGCCCGTTTCAACAAGGCATCGGCGGCCGTCAGGTTGTCCTCCGGCATTGTTGAGCCCGAAACCCTATCCGCGATTGAACGTGCTGAGCTGGCATTGTCCATCGTCGGGGGAAACAAGACGGACCAGCTTGAAGTAGCGTTTATCCGCGCCCGCTGGCTGTACCTGACGGGCGATATTCCGGCCGCGGTGGACAAGCTTCGCGAGATCTACAAGGACCGCAAGGTGTTGGCTCGCCACACGGCTGGAGAGGTCTCCCTGTTGCTGGGAAAGTCCTTGAAGGCAGCAGGTGAAACCACGGAGGCCCTGCACTACCTGGAAGAGGCCCAGCACGACTTCAGTGCAGCCGGCGCCTCGGACCGGGTCCAGCAAGCCATGGATGCTGTCCTGGAGATCCGTCTGGCGGAACGCCGCGCCGCTGCATCACACCCCGAAGCGCACTCCGAAGCCAGCTAAACCCAAGTAAGTAGCAGATAAAGCCGTTTTGAG
Coding sequences:
- a CDS encoding metallophosphoesterase, which produces MQFPDSLANRVRTIGRGFAVTTALGATAGAAAAAYGWWEKDQFGVRRETLPILPEGSEPFRVLHLSDIHFVPGQYKKTRWLQSLVDLKPDLVVNTGDNLSHEQAVDPLISALRPLMEFPGVFVPGSNDYYAPRIKNPAGYFRGPSKLRTDPIKLDWPRLRSAFGMGGWIDLTNRAQSVVLNGLRFDFSGVDDPHLKRERYAGWPRGTVNQDARPHLRVAVIHAPYQRVLDHFTEAEANLILAGHTHGGQICIPGYGALVSNCDLPTWRAKGLHDWESDGFTTPVNVSGGIGTSRYAPVRIACRPEAVLLTLTARS
- a CDS encoding ABC transporter ATP-binding protein; amino-acid sequence: MSATTFGTANEDNTLLSKADSKAVRRRSLALLGSLIRPVRLRFWMTIVMVVVSQLTRVAGPALIAFGIDTALPALQAGDNGPLVLAGALYLAAAVATAAMTALYVTSTAQLSQAMLLDLRVRVFRHTQRLSLEFHEKYTSGRIIARQTSDLEALRELLDSGVSSLASGMLFMLFTAFTVFALDWRSGLIMLAAGVPMFFLARWYQKHSQIAFRESRVVSARLIVHFVETMTGIRAVKAFRKERENADRYGALAEDYRKNTVRSINLNGIFQPGLVLIGNVCVAAVLLFGGFRVLSGDLAVGVLLALILSTKRFFQPVDQMAMFYNSFQSAQAALEKVSGLLEEVPTVRPPKNPVPLNSSRGEIDFKGVQFGYSDGKVVVPKLDLHIPAGQTVALVGQTGAGKSTLAKLVARFYDVTSGAITLDGVDLRDLATTDLRRAVVMVTQEAFLFSGSVAENIALGRPEASRAEIEAAAKAVGAHEFILSLPEGYDTDVNKRGGRVSSGQRQLIGFARAFLAAPAVLILDEATSSLDIPSERMVQAGLAHLLEGVAGQNAARTAIIIAHRLSTVETADRVLVVHDGRIVEDGTPAELITGGGRFARLHGAWRDSLV
- a CDS encoding helix-turn-helix transcriptional regulator — its product is MGNGFGEKLRAERLERGLTQAELGKNLYSPSYISLLETGRREPTAEVIEELARRLELAPKALEAWSQPVSVSDAEYVLAGLYARQAWDLRDYQLAASHAATAAQIALEAKNNSAWWNMTYMQAECVMKQGQLKECQQIVEHLLEHPMATESAGLGVRAWQMLAAVCHGQGQLATAVEHAKKAVQLSEQLPKGSTLIIGAHRALIGALAESGKLDEAWQYCLTMIEHMDEHSMSQLAGEVAWVVGNVAFMRHDYVEGIKHHERAAKLLSPANDIELWARFNKASAAVRLSSGIVEPETLSAIERAELALSIVGGNKTDQLEVAFIRARWLYLTGDIPAAVDKLREIYKDRKVLARHTAGEVSLLLGKSLKAAGETTEALHYLEEAQHDFSAAGASDRVQQAMDAVLEIRLAERRAAASHPEAHSEAS
- a CDS encoding ABC transporter ATP-binding protein encodes the protein MSKQTSFFTSVGRLYPHVRPILPRLFMGLLCALLASIVALTIPQVLRVLVNTSLQPGGDPGAVWIAAVVILALGVAEAGLVALRRQFVINPATTVETRMRVSLYGHLQQLTVSFHDRWGSGQLLSRAMTDLSFLRRWMAFGAIMLVVTTLTVIIGVGVMFSMSWQLALIFLGAAVPIMVNSFRFRRRFSRATRLSQDQAGDLATTVEESVHGIRVLKAFGRSREALENFNGQAEELRQTEIAKAKQQAGFTLVVTLLPELALGVGLVVGIMLAASGQLSIGSLVAFFATAAVVATPVEFSGMLLAMALTAKTALDRHFEVMDTENTITSPDHAEVPATVRGALRFEHAGFGFDDGGMLLHDITLDIRPGETMALVGITGSGKSSLLQLVPRLYDVKEGSVTIDGVDVRDYDIEELRRIVAVAFEDTTLFSSSVRDNVLLGAAEPSEAALDEALDVAQAHFAYSLPDGVDTLIGEEGLSLSGGQRQRIALARAIAAKPKVLVLDDPLSALDVNTEERVEARLREVLHETTTLIVAHRPSTVALADRVALLENGTITAVGTHTELLTENAHYRYVIASLDTGPRDLDSELDELEDAEEARR